GGTAGACTTCCTATCATCAAAACCTCAATCATTGAGTACCCTAACGGAGATGAGATCACTGCTACTCTCGTCTATGAGAAATTGGAAAAACACTGCCTACATTGTGGAAAATTGGATCATGAGCAGCGCGGCTGCCTTGAAGCCAAGCACCAGAAAAAAGCCTTACTTGCAGCTCAGAGGGATCTCAAAGGACTGTTGCTCATGGTAATAATGAGTATGACCGAGCTCAACATAACTATAACTACTCTGGCGGCCCAGCCAGACACTCTCCTCGTAGAGAGAAGCGATACCGACCCTACGCTAGAAGTGAGTCAAATGGCAGGTCAATCTACCCTAACCCAAAAGACTCCCCTAAGCGACACCACCAGAGGGATAACTATCCACATAGAGATGGCCACTCGAGTGAGAAATTTGATAGAATGCAGTATCTGAGGAAGGAGAGAAAAGATCCTCGCCACTGGAATAACTCATCTCGCAGCTTATGCACGAGATGAGGCCTGGTTCGTTACGGGAGACCTAAATGACATCCTAAGTAATGATGAAAAAGCTGGCGGCACAATTAGGCCTGAAGGGTCTTTTTCGGATCTCAGAACCTTCTTCTCGGAGGGGGACCTATTTGACCTGCAACACGCAGGTGATCCGCTGTCCTGGCGAGGTAAAAGAGGAGACGAGGTGGTCTGATGCACACTAGACAGAGCAGCTTCAAATACCCATTGGGCGGAGTCTTTTCCCTCGGCAAGAAGCCTTTACTTAGAGTTTGAAGGTTCAGACCATAAACCTGCTCCAATATACTAGTTGTGCCGATCCGACAGAAAGCGCGGCACGCATGGAAAGAGTATTCAGACCATAAACCTCTGGTCTCTTTATTTAACAGAGGAGATAAACGAAGAAGAGGAATGTTCCGATATGATCGGCGGTTGTGCAAGAATGAAGAGGCTAGGAAGGTCGTCACTGATGTCTGGCAGGACGTCCCGTTAGCATCGGTCACAGAGAAGCTGGGTTCCGCGCGATCCAGTACCTAGAGCTCCGACCATGGCCAGACTTGGCCCCCTGCTAGATGAAGTCACCACAGATGAAATCGATCTCGCAGCGTTCACTGCACAAGCACCGAAAAGGAAGCCAGGAAGACCACACGGAAGAAGGAAGGTGGCTTCGAGCCCTATGCAAGGCGCCAGCTCGAAAAAGAGACAGGTCCAACAGGCTAAGCCCCCTTTGATCCGCAAAAAGCCCCCCGTCGAGCAAGGAAGGGGTAGTAAATCCACGAAGGGACACAGGAAGAGCAAGGAGTCTTCCAGTACCGAGAATACACGGGAGATAGAAGGCACATCATCGGAGAACCTGCCTATTTGTAACATGATACCACCGGTCATTGGAGAATACTTTGATAAGCTCCTTACCTCGAGCCCGGGAGAGAGGGTTGCAGCAGTTAACAGAGGTTTACATTGCATTATCACAGATGAAGATAATGAGATGTTGACAGCCAAACCGTCTGCTGAAGAGATCCGGGAAGCTGCCTTCTCCATCCATGCGGATAAGGCCCCGGGACCTGATGGGTTTTCTGCTGGCTTCTTCCAGACGCACTGGGAGAGTATCGGGACAGACATTGTCGTGGAGATTCAGGATTTTTTCAACGGTGCGCCACTCCCAGCTGGCGTAAATGATACTAATATCCGTCTCATCCCCAAATTCACCAACCCACAAAAGGTTTCGGATTACTGCCCTATCGCACTCTGTAATGTTTATTACAAGATCTACTCCAAGCTTTTCACGAGAAGACTACAACCTATGATTGATAAGCTAATCGCAGAAAACCAATCGGCGTTTGTTCCGGGTCGAGCCATTGGAGATAATGTCCTAATCACCCACGAAGTTCTCCACTATCTAAAGACGTCGAAGGCCGAACAGAGGTGTTCCATGGCAGTTATCGCTCTTGTATTAGCTCGGTTGGGATTCCACCGCAGTTTCATCAGTTGGATCATCCAGTGCATCTCATCTGTCACATTCTCCTTCCTCATTAATGGCTTGCCTAGAGGGAAGGTAGTACCGAGCAGAGGCATTCGCCAAGGCGACCCCCTCTCTCGCTACATATTCATTATGTGTAGTGAAGTTCTCTCGGGATTATGTAACATAGCGCAAGAAGAAGGCCTAATTCAAGGGATTAAAGTCGCTAGAGGCTGCCCTAGGGTAAATCACCTCCTCTTTGCGGACGACACCATGTTTTTCGTCAGCGCTAATGAAAGCAACTGCGAGGCTCTCAAGAATATTCTCACTACAGATGAGGATGCTTCGGGGTAATCCATCAACATGGACAAGTCCGCTATAACCATCTCCCGGCGTACTCCGGCTGCCCTGAAGACGCTGATCAAGAATACATTACAAGTTCAAAAGGAGGGAGGCGCCGGAAGGTACTTGGGACTACCGGAGATGTTTGGTCGGCGAAAACGGGACCTCTTTTCTTCCATTGTTGATCGGATCAAGCACAAGGCTAGAGGCTGGTCTACAAAGTTTCTATCGTCGGCGGGGAAGATGGTGATGCTTCAGAGTGTTCTCTCGCCCATCCCCTCATACTCGATGACTTGCTTTAAGTTACCCGTATCGCTTTGCAAAAGAATTCAATCTGTTGTCACAAGGTTCTGGTGGGATAATAATGAGAACGCTAAGAAGATGGCTTGGGTTTCTTGGGATAAGATAGCCACACCAAAGTCGTGTGGAGGCTTGGGGATGAAGGATTTTCAAAGTTTCAATGATGCAATGCTGGCCAAGATAGGATGGAGACTGCTGCACAATCCGAACAGCCTACCGGGTAAAATACTTAAAGGGAAGTATTTCCCTGAATGTTCCATTCTTCAAGCTTCTGAAGCTTCTGTCATGTCGCATGGATGGCACAGCGTTTTGACTGGCCGAGACCTCTTATTAAAGAAAATCGGTTGGGCTATAGGAGATGGTCTCTCCATCAGTGTATGGCACGATCCCTGGCTCTCCACAAGTAAACAAGAACGACCTATGGGACCTCCTACTGAACAGAGTGTCAACCTGCGTGTTGTAGACCTAATGACAGAAGATGGAAAGCAATGGAACCGCATGAAACTTCAGCTTTTGCTCCCGGATTATGAAGAGAAAATCCTCTGTCTGAAACAGAGTGTAACAGGAGCTGAAGATAAGCTTATCTGGCTAGGAACAAAGTCTGGAGAAATACTCAGTCAAATCAGGCTACTTTACTGCGGTCGAGGAAGAACCTGATGCTAGAGTCGCAGAGACTATGGTTAATTGGAAGAAGATGGTGTGGAATCTGGATTGTGCGCCGAAGGTGAAGCTCTTTGTCTGGAAAGTCTTGAAAGGAGCTATCCCGGTTGGAGAAAGGCTGATGGAAAGGCACATTGATGTCGATCCAAAGTGTAAAAGGTGTGAAAGTAGTGAATCTATTATTCATCTCCTCTTCCAATGCCAGTTTGCTCGAAAAGTGTGGCAACATGCTCCTTTGCTTATTGAGATGGACTGTAGCGGAATACTAGATTTGGTGGCCGTCTGGCCCTTACTTTGCAACCAAAAAACACTTCCCCCAGCTGGAATAGTTTCAGGTTCATTGGTTCCGTGGGTCATGTGGGCTATGTGGAAAGCCAGAAATAGATTCGTCTTCGAAGGCTTCTCAAGCTCTCCGGAGGACACGCTCTTGAGTGCTATCAGACTGGCCAGGGAGTGGAGCTTAAAAGGGAAACCAGAGATTTCGGGCCCCCTTAAAAACAGGAAGATGTCGAAGCCGCTATCTCATGGAACGACGGTGGTGCGTACGGACGCAGCGTGGTGTGCGACAAGTAAGCGAGCAGGACTTGGCTGGATTATCCTGGCCCCCTTTCAGAAGAAGACCTTCCAACAGCAGACGGAGTTTGTTTCGTCGCCTTTAATGGCCGAAGGACTAGCTCTCAGAGAGGCGGTTCTCACCTGTCGAAGGATGGAGCTGCGAAACCTCAGATTTGAATCGGATTCTATCCAGCTAATCAAATGCATCTCATCTTGCGAGGTTCTCTCAGAGCTTCATAGTGTTGTCTCTGATATCCTAGAACTAAGTTGTTGTTTCGATTCTTTTTCATTTGAGTGGATTCCTCGTGAAAAGAATATGGAAGCCGATGGTGTGGCTAAGGGTGCTTTAACCCTGTTTGAACCTCTAGTTGGTGGGGAGTTGGTTAATCCTCCCAACTAACTTTCAAAATTAATTCATATGAGTTCAAAAAAAAAAACAAAAACTTAGGTTAGTGTATTATAATTATTTTTATTTGTCTTTTCTTTTTCTGGTAAGTTTACTCGTGTACTCTAATTAAATTGAACAAGTAAATGGCATGACATTACACCAATACAAATTCGTAGATTACACACTATTCGGTCCGTATTTTCGTGTGTTTCGGCAGTTAAAAGTTTAGTTTTTTTTTTTTTTTTGGCTAAAATTTGGTGTGCGCTAGTGTAGTTACATAAGATCACAAGTAATAACCTTATCACCATCATAACTTACGTACATCAATTAATCAAGTTGACTTGGCTTGGCCGGAAATTAATTCTGGTGGTATCCCCTTATCCAGTTTCTATAACAAACATATACTGCATGTACTGCGTAATCCCCATCAAACGTACTATAGCTTATATATACACACACAACATATCAAATCCAAGGCAACATGGTAAAACTAATTAATAATCACTGGTCTCAAATCAAAAAGGTAAACACTAAGGTCTTACACTAGTTTTGCATGGACACACAAAGGCTCCAGCTTCAACTCTCTCTCTTTCGACAGTTAACGTTTTCCCGAACAGCTACTTCTAGCAAGAAGCCTGACTCTGGCCGATGCAACGAGCTAGTGAGGCCGTGCCGTACCAGCCAATATTCAACGAACCCTCTCGACTGTTTTTTATCACTTGTGAGGTCTTAGCTCAAGCTTGTAAGCTCGTATTTCCATTGGAGAAATCGAGACACGTCCTTCCTGCGGCGGTGTACCAGCTTGATCGTCGTACCCAAGAACCTCCATGTCTTCTTGCAAGAGATTCAGCGAAGTCGGTTTCACCTTCGTAGCTCCAAGATCTTTGAACATGTCTGAAAAGCTCACCGGCTCATCAGCCACGCTCGTGCAGTTCGCTCTTCTTCCTTTGTGGCAATAAGAAGAGTCCCAACCCCGTCGGTTGAGGATGAGAGCGAACCTTGGTTTGTCTCCTTCCACTTGCTGAGAGTATTTCGATACACGTGGGACCTTGAAGTTCAGTATGTGGATGTCGCACGGTAACGGTTTCGCTAACGGAGCAAACGAACCGTATTGCGGAACACGCACTGATATGTCTTGCGGTTTCTTGGCGATGAATGTGTTGATGGGATAGTTCAAGTGCGCACCCACGAGGTGAGAGAGAAGGGAAGGGTTCCTAGGGCTAGAGTTGGAAACAGAGTCTGGTATTGAGATGTTTGATTCTGCGATAAGGTGAAAAACAACAGTCATTGCTCGATTATCCATCACGCCTTGACCTAGACCACGTCCGTCATCACGGACCAGACGTCTGTCAAGCATAATCTCCAACCAACCATCTTTAAGACTCGCAACGCCGAGTGATTGGCGAGAGTGAACGGAGAATCTCTGACCGTTGGATCCTTGGATGAACGCTAGAGACGGCATGGGGTAGTAGTTTCCTTGAAGCGGTATCTTATCGTAAGTCCCCCTCCTGCTCATCTGGAAACCGTTGAGATCGGAGTAGAAGACGTTTTTGTTGTCGATGTCGGTCTTGTAACGGACGATTAGCTCCTGGTCATCAAAAGACTCGTCGACAAGCTCGACGTGATACTCCATCTCAACGACTAGATCCTGAAGCGTGTCACCTCCGGTGTAAACTCGAGTGCTGTGAGAGATAGGGGACTTCTCCCACCTTGTCTTGGGGTAAGAGAAGACTTCTTGAACTAGGAGTCCCTCTGATGTGAGTATATGTCCACCGTGTTTAACAATCGGTTGAGCTTGGCCTTTTGGTTTGAACAGGTACGCTCCACTATCTGGACTAGTGTACATACTAATCTCTTCTCTCACGACGGTCTCTACCCCATTTCTATCGACTATCTTCTGGAGTAAGCCGTTCTTAACATCAAACACAAGAGTCCGATGTTCGTTTCGTATCTCAGTCACATCTCCCTCAAGTTTTGAGCAGGTATACGGAGAGGGGCAAGGGAACGGGTCGAACTCAGAAGCGTATTTGAGTTTAGACTGTGTAGCTTTCTCGCATTCAACGTTTCCGTTAACAATGTAATACGTTCTCAGACCAAGAGCTGGGATGGTAGCTTTCCAATGAAGGCGATGTCTCCCCGTGAATAGTTTGGTTCTGTCATGCTGCAATTCAGGAGATATCTGGCTAGGGACACAAGTCCAGTTCGAGTCAAGAACCGAGATCTCAGCGCGGTTGACAACGACCGTCACCACCTCCTCTCTTACCTGTTCCGATGGGTTGAAGAGTATAACCGTGTGCGAGTTTCCTTCACGCGCAGCGATTGGCTTGTGAACGGGGTGAGCATCGTACTTGGATCTCACTTGCTCTGCCTCGAAGAACGACGGGGACTGATCAGACTTTTCCTTCTCGTGGCGTGTCCCAAGAAGAACTTCGATGGCTTTAGACATAAAGATCTGAAGGTCTTGCAACGAAGTGTGCATCCTTGTGCCGTAGTCTTGCACCACGTGGTCCTTAGCAGTTCCGGTTACACCATCATGGTGCTGGAAAAGAGCTAGGTTCCTTCTCGCAGCAGTTAACTTAAACGCAAAACTCGTTGGAAACTTCTCGCACTGGACTCGATGGCAGTACCCTAGCAGAAACGACATCATGATCTCTGCTCCACGAAGGGTATGCTCTAACACACGGTCAACAGCTTTGAAGAAAGGCCTCGAAACATAGTAACCGCTCCAATAGTCTTGCTGCCTATCTGCGTATGTAAAGAAGTCACCTGACAGAGAAGGGAAACCAACGACCTGACCAGAGCCAACCTCACCAGGAAGAGAATAGTTTACTCTATCTGCTTCTTCTCGAAGCGTTGTGAAATAATCTTCTAAAGTACCAAACTTCGCCTCTGCATTTAAGCTAGGATTAGAGTTGATGTGATCAAACAGTACCTGGTAGTTACGGAACTGAGCCTCGGCTTCATCAATACTGATGAACCGAAAATCATCCCCAAGAGGTATGAGAAGGGTGTTGGTTCGATAAAGGGTGGATTTTTTCCTGTATTGATCCAGAAGCTTTGATGCTCTCTCCTGCACATTCTCCTGTGTTGTCTCTACCGGGTGCTTCCCCCATGGACAAAGCTCGTACTTGAATCCCCGCATCCGAGCAAAATCGAACTGACAGCAAACTGCAGGCTCAGGGCCACAAGTGTGTGGGATGTCGTATGAGTAGAAAGGCATCATGTGAACAAAGATATCAGTCGTCTCCATAGCGTCCCAGCTCTGACGCCAAATATATTCAAGGTTCTTGTGCAGGGCAAGCTCTTTCTTGAGCTCGTAATGAGTCCTCTGAATAAGCATGTTTTCGAAACCCATACGGCGGAGGAGGTAAGCCATGGTTGACGAATAGCCAAAGGGATCTATGGCCCATGAATTCTTGGGAATAACTCCAATTGTGTCGTTCAGCCACATGTTACCCTCTGCGATCTGCAGAAGAAGACAAAATCAGATACAAGAGCACAGCCACTACAATAACAAAATAAGGTTTAACACTAAGAAAATTCTGGAGTCCTAACTGTTGGAAGAAGCTTTACCTAAAAGGAAAAGAAAAACAAATGGTACACACACAATGCAACAAGTGACTGGCTAAACTAGCAATATCTCTAGCCAATTAATATTATAGCATCACATGCTCTTATTTAAAAGCAAACCAGATGTGACAATAAATACAAACTAAATGGGTAGCATCAGAAATGCAGTAACCACTGTCATCATCACCATCTTTGTTTCAGTAAAAGTCAAATTTCTAAGCAGGTAAAATTAGAAAAGTAAAGAGTTGCAGAGATATATACCTGTTCAATTATAGCAAAATAATGTGAATTAGCCTGCCACACAACATTAAAGAAAAATACTTAGCTCATCTCAACATGTTTCTTTTTTATTCAATTTTATTTTTATCAACCATGTCAGAGGAGACATACACACCTCATCATTCATCACCCAGCCACCTCCAACGATCTCTAACTGCCCATTCTTGATCAAGTTACTCAAAGCTTCTTGCTTATTAGGTGAAGCGTCTCTCCACCATCTCTCCAGATACGACATCTCCTCCCATATAAACTTCCTTCTAGAATCCTATTAAATTAAAACAGAATCCATTAAAAGGATCAGATTAGATTTCAACGCGATTCACGTTTTTAGAGATTAGTGACGTCACTAAGATCGTTTCGTGACGTCACCTTCGATAGAGTCTCGACGATGGTGTCGAGGATATGCCTCGACTGCCTCTGGTAATACTCCTCAACCGTCAGCTTCCACCCAGGATCGTTATGCGAGTGAGGCACGACGAAGATCTTCAGCCTCTCCTTCTCCCACTCGTCGCCCTTGTACGTCACCTGCCACCCCTGCTTCCACGGCCCGCCGTCCACGTCCTTGAACTCGATCCGATCGTACAGATCCTTGGTGGTGATGTCCACGGCGAGCGAGCCGTTCGCGTGCCGCCGGGTGGTGGTTTTCCGCGGCTTCGCGATCCGGCTGGATCTGGAGGCGAGGAAGCGGGAGGAGATCGGTCNNNNNNNNNNNNNNNNNNNNNNNNNNGAGGAGATCGGTCCCGGGACGCCGAAGTGGAAGAGCGTGAGGAGGAGGAACAGGAGGGAGACGGCGAGGGCGATGACGAAGAAGTTGGCGAAGAGGAAGTTGACGAGGAGGGTCCGTTTTCGAGGTTTGCGATTGATCGCGAGCTTGGATTTCGATAGAGCGGTCGGGAGAAGCGATTGGCCCCAGCCGCCTCCGGCGGCGGCGGAGGAACCACGGCGGGTGTTGCCGATGTAGGAGGAGAAGGGCATATCTTCCGAAAAAGTCTAGCGGAGACTGATGAAACTACGTCGTTTTTTTTGAGCTGATCTTTTTTACTTCTCCGTGGGGGGGCTCTGGACTTTGTTGAGTGAATGAGATAGATCCCCTCCGAGTGACGTTTCTTCCGAATGGTTGTTGGATTTTTTTTTGTAGATTCGAGTAATCGTCAGGGGTAATATTGTCTTTTGGTTATGGGTTAGATTTCGCTCGACTTTTCTACGTGACGCGGAGGGAAAGCGGTCAAGGGAGTGCGGTTCTTTATTTTCTTTTGGTCACGGGGTAATGATATTTCAAGAGGAAAACAAATGTGAAAATAACTAAAATTCATTTAAACTAATTTATTTCCCTGCTTTATTTGCATATTTTTATGGGGGAGAGCATGCCTAGCGTGTGTGTGTGGGGCATAAACCATATAAGCAGCTGATTAGGCCACATTTCATGTGTAAAAAGCAATGTCCAAAAAAAAAAAATGAGGCTTAGACGTCCGTTTAGACCTAAACGCCAAATCGATTATAACTGAAATGTTCTTTTTAGAATTCGATTTATATAGTTCGGATCGGTTTAAATTGGTTTAAACTGGTTTATATTAGTTTAAATTATTCTCAATGGATTTTTATTGAAAAAAAACTATTCTCAATGGATTAAATCAAAATAACAACAAAGTATATCATGACGAAGTTAGTTATAATATATTCACTATCAA
This genomic interval from Brassica oleracea var. oleracea cultivar TO1000 chromosome C2, BOL, whole genome shotgun sequence contains the following:
- the LOC106327011 gene encoding alpha-mannosidase 2 isoform X1 gives rise to the protein MPFSSYIGNTRRGSSAAAGGGWGQSLLPTALSKSKLAINRKPRKRTLLVNFLFANFFVIALAVSLLFLLLTLFHFGVPGPISSXXXXXXXXXPISSRFLASRSSRIAKPRKTTTRRHANGSLAVDITTKDLYDRIEFKDVDGGPWKQGWQVTYKGDEWEKERLKIFVVPHSHNDPGWKLTVEEYYQRQSRHILDTIVETLSKDSRRKFIWEEMSYLERWWRDASPNKQEALSNLIKNGQLEIVGGGWVMNDEANSHYFAIIEQIAEGNMWLNDTIGVIPKNSWAIDPFGYSSTMAYLLRRMGFENMLIQRTHYELKKELALHKNLEYIWRQSWDAMETTDIFVHMMPFYSYDIPHTCGPEPAVCCQFDFARMRGFKYELCPWGKHPVETTQENVQERASKLLDQYRKKSTLYRTNTLLIPLGDDFRFISIDEAEAQFRNYQVLFDHINSNPSLNAEAKFGTLEDYFTTLREEADRVNYSLPGEVGSGQVVGFPSLSGDFFTYADRQQDYWSGYYVSRPFFKAVDRVLEHTLRGAEIMMSFLLGYCHRVQCEKFPTSFAFKLTAARRNLALFQHHDGVTGTAKDHVVQDYGTRMHTSLQDLQIFMSKAIEVLLGTRHEKEKSDQSPSFFEAEQVRSKYDAHPVHKPIAAREGNSHTVILFNPSEQVREEVVTVVVNRAEISVLDSNWTCVPSQISPELQHDRTKLFTGRHRLHWKATIPALGLRTYYIVNGNVECEKATQSKLKYASEFDPFPCPSPYTCSKLEGDVTEIRNEHRTLVFDVKNGLLQKIVDRNGVETVVREEISMYTSPDSGAYLFKPKGQAQPIVKHGGHILTSEGLLVQEVFSYPKTRWEKSPISHSTRVYTGGDTLQDLVVEMEYHVELVDESFDDQELIVRYKTDIDNKNVFYSDLNGFQMSRRGTYDKIPLQGNYYPMPSLAFIQGSNGQRFSVHSRQSLGVASLKDGWLEIMLDRRLVRDDGRGLGQGVMDNRAMTVVFHLIAESNISIPDSVSNSSPRNPSLLSHLVGAHLNYPINTFIAKKPQDISVRVPQYGSFAPLAKPLPCDIHILNFKVPRVSKYSQQVEGDKPRFALILNRRGWDSSYCHKGRRANCTSVADEPVSFSDMFKDLGATKVKPTSLNLLQEDMEVLGYDDQAGTPPQEGRVSISPMEIRAYKLELRPHK
- the LOC106327011 gene encoding alpha-mannosidase 2 isoform X2 produces the protein MPFSSYIGNTRRGSSAAAGGGWGQSLLPTALSKSKLAINRKPRKRTLLVNFLFANFFVIALAVSLLFLLLTLFHFGVPGPISSRFLASRSSRIAKPRKTTTRRHANGSLAVDITTKDLYDRIEFKDVDGGPWKQGWQVTYKGDEWEKERLKIFVVPHSHNDPGWKLTVEEYYQRQSRHILDTIVETLSKDSRRKFIWEEMSYLERWWRDASPNKQEALSNLIKNGQLEIVGGGWVMNDEANSHYFAIIEQIAEGNMWLNDTIGVIPKNSWAIDPFGYSSTMAYLLRRMGFENMLIQRTHYELKKELALHKNLEYIWRQSWDAMETTDIFVHMMPFYSYDIPHTCGPEPAVCCQFDFARMRGFKYELCPWGKHPVETTQENVQERASKLLDQYRKKSTLYRTNTLLIPLGDDFRFISIDEAEAQFRNYQVLFDHINSNPSLNAEAKFGTLEDYFTTLREEADRVNYSLPGEVGSGQVVGFPSLSGDFFTYADRQQDYWSGYYVSRPFFKAVDRVLEHTLRGAEIMMSFLLGYCHRVQCEKFPTSFAFKLTAARRNLALFQHHDGVTGTAKDHVVQDYGTRMHTSLQDLQIFMSKAIEVLLGTRHEKEKSDQSPSFFEAEQVRSKYDAHPVHKPIAAREGNSHTVILFNPSEQVREEVVTVVVNRAEISVLDSNWTCVPSQISPELQHDRTKLFTGRHRLHWKATIPALGLRTYYIVNGNVECEKATQSKLKYASEFDPFPCPSPYTCSKLEGDVTEIRNEHRTLVFDVKNGLLQKIVDRNGVETVVREEISMYTSPDSGAYLFKPKGQAQPIVKHGGHILTSEGLLVQEVFSYPKTRWEKSPISHSTRVYTGGDTLQDLVVEMEYHVELVDESFDDQELIVRYKTDIDNKNVFYSDLNGFQMSRRGTYDKIPLQGNYYPMPSLAFIQGSNGQRFSVHSRQSLGVASLKDGWLEIMLDRRLVRDDGRGLGQGVMDNRAMTVVFHLIAESNISIPDSVSNSSPRNPSLLSHLVGAHLNYPINTFIAKKPQDISVRVPQYGSFAPLAKPLPCDIHILNFKVPRVSKYSQQVEGDKPRFALILNRRGWDSSYCHKGRRANCTSVADEPVSFSDMFKDLGATKVKPTSLNLLQEDMEVLGYDDQAGTPPQEGRVSISPMEIRAYKLELRPHK